In Lycium ferocissimum isolate CSIRO_LF1 chromosome 3, AGI_CSIRO_Lferr_CH_V1, whole genome shotgun sequence, the genomic window TAGTTCCTACATATAAGAAATCTCATCATTCACGTATAGTGGTAGTTCAAGCTAAGATACCAACCAGTTTAATAAACTTCAAGAagataaaatcataatatgcaatTTTACTCTTCATGAAGTTTTAAGAAATTCCTACTCTAAACacataataaatacttttatatgaagaaaaaaaaaaaatgaccctTATAATTCGTAGAATTTAGTACGGTGTACCTATGATGGGTAGATTTTTGGGATGAAGCTTCATCTGCTCCTTCCCTGCATCTCATCTTTgatattcctttcttttctcctcAAATACAGCTTACATGAGAAAttaataaattgaaaaaaaaccAAGCAGCGACGACAACAATGAACTCTAAATTCAATGCATGCAACATTACTACAGCCGAAATTAATACACGTGTTTCAAGGATGCAATTAATACACAAGTTATTTGAAAGTAATTAGTGAAATTACCATATTGACTTTGTTTGTACATCTTATTTTTACAACTCACATAATATTTGTACAATAATTTATTGGCGTTTCGTCTCCCGACTGTCATTTCtataatatagaaaaaaatttatgcaGTGTATGAACTAtgaattatgtatatattttgtataatcaTGATTAAGAGTGTGTAACTatgtataatatgatatataattatgtatatacacttttatacatttcatatacaccCTTACACACAATTATTTACTATTATAGAAACATGAGTTTGGAGGAGGATCGCGTCCATCCCCTTAACtcatgtacaaaaaaaaaaaattagatccCATACCTAAactggttaaaaaaaaaaaaaaatggacccatatttatttaaaaaaaaaaacaatattaaaaaaaaaaaaaaaaaaaaaaaatttaccccatattaaaaaaaaaaaaaaattacccatattaaaaaaataaataatattcatctaatttccaaagtatcctCCTTAAGTCAATAATGGAAGTAAATTCATTCCCGGGGTATCAACCCATTAGGAAGAATGAAATTATTATACAAAAAACGTGAAACCcctattattgcttttcttaaaaggttaagtagggaaacatacaattttttttttcttacgtTAACTgaatctaatctagatatttaatgTGATTTGCTattcattttcatttatttttatgtttactaaaataaatatatatgcatatatatatatatatatatatatatatatatatatatatatatatatatatatttatatactacCAAACCTAATTCACATGATACCTATAATTAAAGTGAGCACGGGGTATACGCCATCtagtataaattatatatacattgtatgaattatgaatatattttgtataatcaTGAATAACAATGTATAAACAATATATCCACACTTTTATACATAAAATTAAAGGTGAACCAAGTGATCTTCTTCATTAATTTTTCAGTTGCTTGAATTGGTTCGAATCAGTTTCAATCGTCACCAATCTATTTTTTAAGGTAGATTTCAGATCTATAATAGTTGGAGAATGATTACGTGAATTTTTCCGTTCCACATAAAACATTTAGTTAATTGGagttattttatctttattcgctgggaaatttaaaaaaaaaaagttaataacTACAAACACGACTTAAAAATCATTTATCGAAAAGAAACCCCAATATTCAAGATGTCTTCCTAATGTATAATTCATCGCAATCGGATCAGATAATGTGGGCATCAAGATGGAGATTGATGGTGTTGAGCACCGGCCATGGGAGCAGCAATCGGGATAATAAAACAACAATTGGGTCAAAAATGATCAACTAGATACCCGAACAACATTTGATGGTAATTATCTCTTATATGAATtctatattttgcatttttagatgtaaaaatttatcaatttataaataatgtaATTCTTCCCCTTTNNNNNNNNNNNNNNNNNNNNNNNNNNNNNNNNNNNNNNNNNNNNNNNNNNNNNNNNNNNNNNNNNNNNNNNNNNNNNNNNNNNNNNNNNNNNNNNNNNNNTCTGTTTCACTCACACTAACTAATAAGGTCTTTGTCAGCTTCGGCAGTTGTctctataaaaaaaatgagCAAAAGAATGAGTTTGTTGACTtaaaataatagtagtaatggtaataattagaattattatcattattacgACTATTTTGACATTCTTTCTCCCCAAGTTCTTGCAAATTTTTATCCTTTCAGTTTATTTTGGTATAAACTGTTAAAAATTGTGGTGCATTCATGCCTTGTTCTCAATTCCTTCCTTCATTTTCTTGGTTTTGCAGATATCACGCAATCCATAGAGATGTTTATAAATGGTTTGATATAAGCTTCGATCAATTTGGACGAACATCAACTCCACAACAGACTGAAGTTTGTCAGGCGATCTTCAAGAAGCTCTGGGATAATAATTGGCTCTCTGAGAACACCATGCAGCAGGTATAGAATTCTTAATAAGTACTAGTTTCTATTAGCAGCTTGATTCTGCCCTGTTATTGCCAGGGGGTTTTAATATCTCATAGATTGAAGTTGCCCGAACTCAGTTGACGCATCAAATTTGACATATTTATTACTGAAGCTAAGTTTATTTCACAGCCGTACTGTGACACATGCAAAAAGTTTTTGGCTGACCGCCTTGTAGAGGGTAGCTGCCCCACACCAGGTTGCAACTATGATTCTGCACGAGGAGATCAATGTGAGAAGTGTGGAAAGCTCTTAAATCCCACTGAATTGGTGGATCCAAGATGCAAGGTTTGCTTGTCCTCTTCTTTCCAGATGTGTATTTCTTGATACAGTATAGTTTAAACTTTAAATACTTCTCATCATTTGATTGTTAAAAAAGTACTTCTCATCATCtagtttcttttaaaaagtGAGTATTCCTTTTGCCAAGAGACTTGACTTACTTGTTAGAAAGGTTAAACGACCTTGtatttggaaattttaaaatacCAAGAACTCGAAGGACATAAAGCATGTTGGATCAACAATACGTGAATGTGGtaatgattttacttaccaCTGAAGTCTTAGCTTGCTTACTCTGCAGGTTTGCCGTAACACCCCATGCATCCGAGATACAGATCATTTGTTTCTTGAGCTCCCTTTGCTGAAGGATAAATTAGAAGCATATGTCAATGACCTGTCAGTGGCCGGGGGATGGAGTCAGAATGCTATACACACAACACATGCCTGGCTTAGAGAAGGACTGAAGCCAAGGTGTATAACTAGAGATTTGAAATGGGGGGTTCCAGTTCCACATGAAAAATATAAGGACAAGGTTGATTGAGGAAAACTGTTAGTTGTAACTTGTTACCCTTCTTTCTGGCTAAACAATAGTTGGTCGCGACTTGTTACTTTTACTGATAATTACTCCCCTTGCTGTTATCAATTCATGCACTCTCATAATTTGAAGCAGCACAATTCTCTTTTATTGTTCAATACCATTAATGACGTTATTTATTGATATATTGGTAATTAGGTTTTCTACGTGTGGTTTGATGCTCCTATTGGATATGTATCAATAACCTCATGCTACACGACTGAGTGGGAGAAGTGGTGGAAGAATCCAGAGAATGTGGAGCTCTATCAGTTTATGGGCAAAGACAATGTGCCTTTCCACACTGTAAGTTCTAGGGGCATCATCTTTTTGGTGGTAAAATTGAAGTTGAATACTATGAAGTCATGTTAGTGTACTTTTGAGTGACGGATAATGGAGACAAATTAAGGTACTGAGATTGTGGTTGCCTTGATTTATCTTTAAGGCTACCTTTCTCAGAAACATTACTAATGgcatttaaaatatttgagttcTCTCTTTGACTTTAGAGTGTCAAAGTTTAAATAGgataaggaaaagaagaaagaaatttacCACATATTGTATTTTCAAGAGAGAACTCTGTTTTGAACTTTTTGCTTTTTTTCGTTCATTTATTCTTGATTGGTGTTGAGTGTCTGCTGGAAGGCTCAGTCATTGGTTGttctattttaaaaaagggTTCTTGTTGACATAGAAGTCAATTTTTCGTTTTCTCAAGGTTCCattgaattgatgttgtattttattACCTCCATCAATATTAACTCATATATTTGCTGAGAAGGAATTAAAACATGTATTTCTATTTAGGACATTCTTAAATGTTTGGCACACTTCTAAAATAACAACAAGATGAGTTCACTGCTGGATTAGTAGTGGTGCACGCTATCCGGTGAAGGCACTGCCACTATTAAAAAGTAAGAATTATAATAATATGTACATTACCTAGTCAAAATATAACACTTGGCATGATGAGGAGAGAGCAccttaattttgaaaaactttccTTTTTCGATAAGGaccttatttttaaataactattttgattttgtttagtTATGGTAATGTTGTtcagtccccccccccccccccaaaaaaaaaaaaaaaaaggcagaaaCCAACTGAGGTCTTACCTGTGAGATGTCTTGATGGAAGTTAATCAAGTTTCAGCTTAGGAGCATCAGAAGATGTTCATTTGTCTCTTGTAATGCTATTATTAAATGTTCATTTACATTGTGTCATGGCAGAGATAGATAGTTCTCAATATAAACAAGTTATTTATAAGAGATAATTAGCGGATTTCAAGCAGGTCATGAGTTTGAAGTCTTGCTATCttaccccccaaaaaaaaaaaaagagatagatAATTCAATATAAACAAGTTATTTATAAGAGATAATTAGCTATTTCAAGCCCcctatcccccccccccccccccccccaaaaaaaaaaaaaaaggaaagaaagaaaaagaaatctgATTTCGTACTAGTGTTGACCATATAAAGTTAAGTACTATTACCCCTAATGGATCATATAACAAGGAGATGCCTATTACATGACTGAAAGCTATCAAAAAATGAAGCACAACCCTCATTTGTGTCAACAAACTATTATACTTAAAAACGACTCTAGAGTTTCTTAGAGACTGGGATGTCCGTGTAGGGGTAAATATAAGATTTGGATTTGTCACTTAAGACAAATTGACAAATTAGTTTATATTTGATGAAATGGAACTGACTAGAGCATAATTGAAAAAGAGAAACTATATAGCTGTGCCTGACTAATTTAAAATTGAAGCATGATTGATTGATTTGACTTGGACAAATATGCTTTGGGAGTCCTAATGCCATAAATTTGCCCCCTCAGTTGCTATGTCGGATAAGCTTAACCATAGTGATATTTCTGTTAGCAGCTATTGCACGTAAGAAAACAAATGTTCTATTTTTCCAGGTGATTTTCCCCTCTACGCTTCTTGGAACTGGTGAACACTGGACTCTTATGAAGACTATTAGTGTAACAGAATACTTGAATTATGAAGCAGGTTAGATGGAAATAAGGCTGTGAGTTTTCCATATGTTAATGCTGCTTGGGACTTAATATATTGGGACCACCAGTTCATACTACAGAACTAATTCTTTTCtgatttgaaaattttcctcGTATGTATTGGTTGTCATAATCAGGCAAGTTCTCGAAGAGTAAGGGCATAGGAGTATTCGGTAATGATGCAAAAGACACAAACATTCCTGTAGAAGTTTGGAGATATTACTTGCTGACAAACAGGCCAGAGGTGGGGTCTTTGCGGTTTTAACTTCCGTTGCCTGAAAAATCCCTATTCTGTTATGCTCTTTTATGCTGTGGCATGATCCCTAATGGATTTGAGTTATTCTAGGTGTCAGACACTTTGTTTAGTTGGGCCGATTTACAAGCAAAGTTAAACAAGGAGTTGCTAGCCAACTTGGGCAATTTCGTCAATAGAGTCCTGAGTTTCATTGCAAAAGATCCGGGTATGTCTGCTAGATGTCTTCTATGAGATATTTAAGAAGTATCTCCCCTTGATATGCTTCTGCTGTTGTGAACTAGTTCCGTGTCTGTTCTGTCATAATACATTTAGACTATACCAAGCTTTGGCAGCTTATTTTTCTCTGTTTATTTCCCCAGTAACTCTAATTCATGTATTAGATGACATGGTTTGTTATGCTATTTCATGCTTTTGTGTTACTGGTATTGTATACTCGACTCCTTGTCTGGTTGATTGATGAAAATTACCGTGTCTCTTTCTTGTGAATCAACAAAATAATCTACCTGCCACCTTGAATTGTCATGCTAGTATATCATTGAGATGAGAAAACTGAAAGGAAATATTTCTTGTTCTTCCTAGAaagataaaaaatggaaaagtttcTCAGCGGGAAGTTGTTTCTCATTGGATAAGTGCCTTGGATCCTTCATGTTTTACTTAGAAAGTATCTTGTTACTAGTcactgattaaaaaaaaagaattttattactatttatattataaggaaaattccaaggaaagaaTCTTTTTTCTGCCAGAaagataaaaagggaaaagtttTTGACTGAAATTTGTTGTATGTTTTGGTTAGGGAGTGTTAACTgggaataatcttgtcctttttctaataaaaaaattaacagaTCCATATGGAAATGTTCTTGTACAGCTTCAGGTTATGGTTCCGTAATTCCCAATCCCGAAGGAGCTGAATCACACTCTGAATCTAGGGACTTGGGTGaaaaagttggaaattatgTGGAGCAATACATAGAAGCCATGGAGAAGGTAACAAGAAAACTTTACGGGGCTTTTCCGGTTCTAGTGAAAATGAAActcatttccaattttttttccttacatGTGTTTTGTACAACTCTGCTGTGTAAAAATAGAGCATAATTGCTATGCAATTTGTGTGACTAGATGTCCATACAATATGCATTGGATTAGCCGCTTCAATGGGATCTTTTATCCTCATGTGAGGAGAAATTACCAAACATCTAGCGTTCTCTAATTATTTGAGATCAAGGCTTAATCATGTTAGTACGCTTTTGGTCGAGTGTTCATTAGTCTTTTAatcttgttaattatttgtatGACCATTAGAAAATGCGGAGAGGTACTAGTGTCGAGAACCTCAGTTATTGGATATTGGATTGAGATATTTCTAATGGAGCGGCATGGATAGTGAGGATTCTTATAGCCGATCCTACTAGCTTGAGGTTGAGacatagtagtagtagtagttgttgttgttattgtatctTACATGTTCTTTGTATGTTCATTGagttcttctttcctttttatgtaCTGAATAAACCTTATATGCTGCAACTGGTTTAGGTTAAATTAAAGCAAGGCTTGAGGATTGCTATGCTTATTTCTGGAGAAGGAAACACTTATTTGCAAGTAAGCCTGTCAAATACTTTCCAACGGTCTGTTTTTGATTTATTAGTTGCCCATGCCActgtattttctattttaatttagaAACTGCTTTTTGAATTTCAGTAATGTGTGTTGATAATCTCTTGGTTGCTTTAATCTCATATGTTTAGACTGACAATACTTCTTTTTGTAGGTGTGCCAATTCTGGAAACTTTACAAGGAAAACAGGCCTTTGTGTTCCATAGTGATGAGCACTGCTTCCGGCCTAGTATATCTTCTTGCATGTCTTTTTGAGCCATTTATGCCATCCTTCTCACGGGAGGTAGTAACTCAGTTGCTATCAT contains:
- the LOC132050524 gene encoding methionine--tRNA ligase, cytoplasmic-like, whose translation is MPCSQFLPSFSWFCRYHAIHRDVYKWFDISFDQFGRTSTPQQTEVCQAIFKKLWDNNWLSENTMQQPYCDTCKKFLADRLVEGSCPTPGCNYDSARGDQCEKCGKLLNPTELVDPRCKVCRNTPCIRDTDHLFLELPLLKDKLEAYVNDLSVAGGWSQNAIHTTHAWLREGLKPRCITRDLKWGVPVPHEKYKDKVFYVWFDAPIGYVSITSCYTTEWEKWWKNPENVELYQFMGKDNVPFHTVIFPSTLLGTGEHWTLMKTISVTEYLNYEAGKFSKSKGIGVFGNDAKDTNIPVEVWRYYLLTNRPEVSDTLFSWADLQAKLNKELLANLGNFVNRVLSFIAKDPASGYGSVIPNPEGAESHSESRDLGEKVGNYVEQYIEAMEKVKLKQGLRIAMLISGEGNTYLQVCQFWKLYKENRPLCSIVMSTASGLVYLLACLFEPFMPSFSREVLKQLNFPPETQLSLTDGDIEKSKKPWHILPAGHKIGIPAPLFKQLENEEVEFYREKFAGSQADRNLKAETEARKITDQLNKAKISDANKKKERVTKSSEAKSKGPASVEAEISISRLDIRVGLITKAQKHPDADSLYVEEIDVGEAQPRTVVSGLVKYIPLEEMQNRKVCVLCNLKPASMRGIKSQAMVLAASNSDHTKVELVEPPKDAAIGERVTFPGFDGKADDVLNPKKKVWETLQADLHTDKKLVACYKDLPLTTSAGVCKVASIYEGSIR